The genomic region TCAAACCGTCCTGTCCAGCTTCGGAGCAAGCGAAACTACAAGCATTCCAACCGTTGGTATTACATCGATATGGAAAAGGCACTAGATCCTCAGGTTCGGCGTGAACAGGCGATCGTCAGCCTGAATGAGGATCGCATTAAAGCCGGGTGTGGCACCGAAGGCAAAAAGATTGATTGCTCCACGCCAGAAAAAGAGTACGAGCAGAACTTGTTCCCAACTACCAGCACCTTTCAGTTCTCAAAATGGCGGCAGGAATACTGCAAATATTGGAACTACGCACCTGAAAAGCTGGAATTAATCGACAAGTTCGAGCAGGAAATCATCAAGCGGTTTGAGCATTATCAGCTACCCGTCATTGAATTGATGGCATCACTGCCCCGCCCTGCTGTCTGCCAGATGTTCGAGAACGTGAACACGCAAAATTCAGTGCTCACCTTTTTTGATCTCGCTACCGCCTGCTTTGCCGCCGACAACTTCTCCCTCCGAGAAGATTGGGCGGAGAAAGAGCAGCAACTCAAAAAACACCGATTGCTGCATTCCGTGCGGGAAACAGATTTTCTCAGTTGTGTGACTCTGGTCGCAACTTATTACCGTCGCCAACATGCCATCAAAACCTCAACTCCCTCACAAAAGCTCCCGGCAGTCGCCTGCGGGCGGGATGAGGTTTTGAATCTGTCGGTTGAGGAATACAAAACCTTTGCCCCGCGAGTGGTGGTGGGGTATGAAGAGGCAGTAAGGTTTTTACATGGACAACGGATTGTGACGGCTGAGGATCTGCCCTACCAGATTCAACTGGTTGCTCTTGCTGCTGTGCTCGCGGTAATCGGCTATCCGCAGGAACAGGTGCGCTCAAAGTTAGAACAGTGGTTCTGGTGCGGGGCTTGCACCGCGTTCTACACCTCCTGGCACGAGGCACGAGCTTCAAGAGATATGTTGGAGGTGCCAGACTGGTTGATGGGCAATAGTCTGGTCGTTCCAAGCACAGTACGGGAGGCGCTGTTTGACCGCAGCTTCCTACAGCGCACTCAGCGGCGACACGGCTCTGTCTACAAGAGCATCAGCGCTTTGTTGCGGAAAAATGGGGCGATCGACCTGGCTACTGGCGAAGCACTATCAGATGTGAACTTCTTTAATGACCCGATTGAGTGCCACCATCTTTTTCCCACCGCTTATGCCAAACGTCAGGCAATTCCTGCCTCCCAGTACAACTGCCTAGTGAACCTGACTCCGCTGTCCCAACTCAGCAATAAAAAGATTGGTGGTAAGGCACCGAATGAGTATCTTCAAGCATTGGTGGATCAAGGTATCTCCCGATCTCGACTCGACTCGATTTTGCGATCGCACCTGGTAGAGCCGGAAACTTTGTGGCAGAACGACTTTGAAATGTTTTTGATCAGCCGCACAGAGAACTTGCTGAAGTTGGTGAGTGAAGCGATGGGAAAAACGGCAATAGGGAGGTCTTTTGAGATAGAACTGCCAGCCTTGCTTGTGTCCTACAGGTAAGCCGTTGCTTCCTAACTCCTTGAGGTGCATTATTCCGAGCGCTGTAACTTGTGATCAGGGAAAGAAGATCTATGCCACTTTATGCCATCCTCCACAGTGATATCGAAGGGCTACACGAGAAAAGCTGCACGTTGGTTCATGCGGGTTCTCCCGTTGAAATTGCCCAACATATGCTGGCTCACCCAAAGCAGTGGCAGGCGTTGCTGTACCAGCTTTACCCGGATGACGGGGATTCTCGCAGTCTTTGGCAACGGATTCAGGCGGATAAACTCACGCCCGAAACGTTGTTGGCGCTAATTAATCAAACCTGTTGCGATGAACCAGCTGAGATGGTACGAATTCAGCCAGTTCAGGTTCAGTCCCTTAACCAGGTAAAGGTTGAAACCCGGTGGATAGGTTCCGATGCTTCAGACTACTTAGACAGCATGTCCGGAGATCCCCCTGTTTCATCAGCACAAACCCTCTCCTCATCGACCATTGAGGAACTTCTGGCAATTTACACGCAGCTCAGACGACGCAAAGGCAGGGAGTTATCCGCTCAACTGAATCAAATGAGGCAGCAGGTCATTGCTGAATTTGATTCAATCCGTCAGCGAGAGCTAGAATTCACTGCCCTTCAGGAAACTTTGCTCGATCAACTTCAGACTCATTTTGCTTTCGATGCGCGATCGCTTCTAACAACAATCGATTTCGAGCGGTTTGTACACTCCATGTTGGTAGCAGGTTTAGAGAAATCAGGCGTAACACCACCGCTGCAAGTTGCCCAAAGCCCGGCAGATTGGGTGTTAAAAACCCTGCCTCACCCCCTACAACTGCAAAACATTCAGATAATCAGACCCTCTAAAGAACCTGAAATTACTGAGTTTTTTGTTGAGATGCAGGTCAGTTTGGGGGATTGGTCCCAGTTTTTGTCTGTTCCAGTTGGTGGATCAAAAGATGGCCTCTCGGTTTCCTATCAGCCTCTTTATACGACGCAACAGTGGATTGAGGTCAGCTACCAGATACAAAAGAACCTGGTGAAACTTCCGATCGCTCCTGACTTACAGCTTGGATTAGCCCAAGAACTGGTCTGCCTGCTCACATACATCGGTGAGCTGTTCAACATTACTGGAATCGTCGATCGCCTTGGTAGTTTGCAGATCTGAGATAGGCGTCGCCATTCCAACGAGGAAATTGAAGGTCCTAGCTGAGGTTAAGGCTTTCAGTTCATGTCTAATTGCAAGCTTACAAATATGTCTAAATCGCTCAAGTTGCCCTGCAAACGTTACTTCCTCATTTCGATGCTGCTTGCCTTTTGGCTTGGAGTAAACAAGTCCCTACTTTTCAAAGGAGTCCTTTCGTACAAACGAGCGTTAAAGATACAAAGTTGGTTACTTCATCTTTGGCAGGTGGAACAAAAGCAACTTTGTGTTGTGACTTTTCAAGTTCTTGAACAATGTCTTAGAAGTGGCGAAATCGATTTAGATGAGGACGTTTTGGAATATTTCAAAGACCTGAAGGCGATGGAAGCCGAAGGTCGGTATAACGAAATTCTGCATCAACTGTATGTGCCTCGAAACAAATCTCACGAAGAAGGTGGCAAATGCACAGTTCCCAGGCACGATTGATTCAGAACATCAGTAATTTTGGGATTGGTCGGATTATTGCATTGATATCTGAATTGAAGAGATGGAACAGGCGAAAGCAGGATAACCTGTAGCTGGGATAGGATACTTGGTGTTTGAAGATGGAAGAGACGATGATCGTTTAATTACTCCACTATTCTGAATTGAATGATTGTCATTGGGGCTGATTCTCATGTCTGCAAGCCTGCTGGATGATTATCACGCCTGGTCACCAGGTTCCAAAATTGAATTAGTGAACGGGCAATTAATCGTTGGAGACAGCCTCGTTCACAGCCGTCGATTACTAAGCCAAATTCTTCGAGGGTGGGGTGTAGAAGCGATCGCTGCCCTTGCATCAGAACGATTGTGGTGGGAGGCGTTATCCCGCACGTTCGGCGCACCAATGCTCACCAATCTCGATGGGTTTGATGCTTCCACACTGCAACAGTGGGCAGAGGTCATTGACTATCAGCCAGAGAACCCTCCCCATCACGGCGATTGGCGATTTTCCTATTCTCAACTGCGGCAAGCCTTACGAATGGCGATGTTTGGGTTGGGGATGCGCTATGAAAAATTGGGACAGTCGTTGGGCGGTGGGTTTGTCCATCGGTTAGGGCAGCATGGGTTCATGCCCGATGTCCTGTTTTTCCGGGGTGAGCCGCGCAATCGGCTGTATGAGTATTACCTGGAGGGAGCGGCAGACGTGGTTGTGGAGTTCCTCCAACTGGGTTGTGAGGAGTACACCTACACCGTCAAGAAGCCGATTTATCAGGCGGCTGGTGTTCCGGAACTGTGGATTGTGGATGTGGCTCAATGCCACATGGAATTATGGCGGCTCGTTGACGGAACATACCAGCGACAAACAATCGATGCGGCTGGACAATATGTGGTTTCCAGCGTTCCGGGCTTGACCTTCCTCCCCGACAAGATTTGGCTGGCAAAAGATGACTGGGATTATCCGCTCGAAGAGACCTGGTTTGAAGTAGCAGCAGATGCCCCTCGGCTTACCCGATTGCCTCGAATGGGGGAAGGGGTTGATTGGAGCAAAGCACTGCTCAAATTTCCAGTTGCGTTAGACCCAGTGACGATCGCTTTTGACGACTACATCTATTGGTGTCCAGAGGCAAAGTTTGAGTTCCTCAACGGACGACCTGACATTGGCGGACGAGAAGGCATCAAGGGATTGGCAGGAATGCTCATGATGAC from Oscillatoria sp. FACHB-1407 harbors:
- a CDS encoding GmrSD restriction endonuclease domain-containing protein, with protein sequence MDGMLSNFDIGKPVLADLLLQIHLGKIQLPDLQRSFCWLDDLIIRLLASISKGWTIGAIMLLENNSPHWVFRPRLVEGVQLENSPIPTYLILDGQQRLTALYMALFSNRPVQLRSKRNYKHSNRWYYIDMEKALDPQVRREQAIVSLNEDRIKAGCGTEGKKIDCSTPEKEYEQNLFPTTSTFQFSKWRQEYCKYWNYAPEKLELIDKFEQEIIKRFEHYQLPVIELMASLPRPAVCQMFENVNTQNSVLTFFDLATACFAADNFSLREDWAEKEQQLKKHRLLHSVRETDFLSCVTLVATYYRRQHAIKTSTPSQKLPAVACGRDEVLNLSVEEYKTFAPRVVVGYEEAVRFLHGQRIVTAEDLPYQIQLVALAAVLAVIGYPQEQVRSKLEQWFWCGACTAFYTSWHEARASRDMLEVPDWLMGNSLVVPSTVREALFDRSFLQRTQRRHGSVYKSISALLRKNGAIDLATGEALSDVNFFNDPIECHHLFPTAYAKRQAIPASQYNCLVNLTPLSQLSNKKIGGKAPNEYLQALVDQGISRSRLDSILRSHLVEPETLWQNDFEMFLISRTENLLKLVSEAMGKTAIGRSFEIELPALLVSYR
- a CDS encoding Uma2 family endonuclease: MSASLLDDYHAWSPGSKIELVNGQLIVGDSLVHSRRLLSQILRGWGVEAIAALASERLWWEALSRTFGAPMLTNLDGFDASTLQQWAEVIDYQPENPPHHGDWRFSYSQLRQALRMAMFGLGMRYEKLGQSLGGGFVHRLGQHGFMPDVLFFRGEPRNRLYEYYLEGAADVVVEFLQLGCEEYTYTVKKPIYQAAGVPELWIVDVAQCHMELWRLVDGTYQRQTIDAAGQYVVSSVPGLTFLPDKIWLAKDDWDYPLEETWFEVAADAPRLTRLPRMGEGVDWSKALLKFPVALDPVTIAFDDYIYWCPEAKFEFLNGRPDIGGREGIKGLAGMLMMTFGLAEVVKLAHPRDWVAALLAQRRVASDPNHKADVWKLARDTATFLRDHYSIDRIVVAGDLVAPEPLNLWSELVLVVWGLPEVEPPRSESGRTQYTSPEAIARHLSDYPRIRLVDAGKGLTSTETALLNAGYVEL